The DNA window GGCGAGATTTTGCGCCTATGGGAAAAGCTACGCACGATCGAGGACCGCACGGAGGAGCAAGTTGCCATGCCTTCCAGCAAGAAGACCGCATACGCGCACAAGTACCCCATGGTGGACAAGCTCATGCATCTCATCGAGCCCAAGTTCGCGAACCTCGTGCGTACACCGAGCGTGAGCCGCGTGGTGCAGTCCATGATCAAGTACGGCTCGGCGGAGCAGGTCAACAGGCTCTTGAAGTGGGTCTCGAAGGACTTTTCCACCTACGCGACGGACGCCTACGCGCATTTCGTGGTTTGCGCGTTGGTACGCCACGTTCCACACGAGGCCTACAGCAAACTGATGACGCACGTAATACCGTctgtgccgcagctcgtAGCGCACAAGTTCGGTATCGAGGTGCTCCACTCTGTGTACAGCAGCCGCTGGTGCAGCCCGGCGGACCGCAGCCTCCTCTTGCTAGCTGTGTTTAAAGACAACGTAGCAGTGATGAGGCGGTGGCCAGGGTACccggaggtggaggcggtcCTGAAGAAGAACCCGTCACTTCAGCGGCGCCTTCTCAGTCGCCTCTTTGACCTCAGTGACAAACTGGTGTCACAGAAGGAGGCGATCGGGTACCCGTTCGTGCAGCGGCTCGTTGGCACCTACGTAAGGTGCGGTACGCGTGACGAGGTGAGCGAGTTGTGCGACACGCTACGTCCACACATTACCGCTATTTCGGCCACCCGGGAAGGCGCCCCTCTTgcctccctcgccttctccttGACGGAGCCAAAGAAGCGCAAGGAGGTGCTTCACAGCTTCAACGCTCAGCTGGGGGAGCTGTGCACAAGCAAGTACGCAGCACCGGTCATTGCTCGCCTGTTTGACCTCCTGTACGACGCGCAGATGCTGAGGAAGTACGTTGCGAGCGACCTAGCGGAGCACATTGGGCAGGTAGTCAACAGTCCCTATGGCTACCAAATCCTTATGCACCTGCTCACCCCGCACGAGGAGCGCAAGCGGAGGTTCCTGCTTCCCAACTGGCAGGAGCACAACCTCTTCTCCATGGAGAATAAGGAGTGGAACCACCACACGTGGCTCACGCCAGCATTTGTGCCCGAGACTGTAGAGATTTGTAGCAAGCCTGCTGTCACGTCCCAcctcgcagcgctgccgatgcTTGTCAAGGCATTTCTGCAGTATGTCACCGACGAAGCCCACAGCGCCAAGCTGaaccgccaccacgccgcACTCATCGCACGCGAAGTTCTGCACGTGGTCCAGCACGAGCCACTCTACAAGGCCGCCATTCAGCTTTCCGAGGATGAGGAGCACGCGTTGTCCAAGCTGGCTCCCGCACATGGCAAGCGAGAGCGTGAGGACGCAGCGGGGGAGGTGGAGACGTATGCCGCGGCCCCGACAAAATGCCCCAAACGAGAAAACGGCAGCCAGAAAGCCGCAGCGCTCACCCCAGCCGAcaagaggaagaagacgaaGGTGCCAACGGTCATCTCAGCAGCCGCCCCACTGGAGGGCAGGCGGGTCAAGACGGATGCAAAGAAGAGGGTCAAGAAAAGTTAGACCTACGCCGCATtagcggcggtgcgcggcccTGTGAGTGCATTGGTTTGTGCACGCATCGGAGGATCGCGTCGGCTTTAATGTGACTAATGAAGTGGATGTGTGCCATCGCGAGCGCGTGTCTCCGGGGGCAGAAGAGGGTGGCTGCATGGGAGGCcgctttcctcctctctccctgaCGTGTGCGGAGCGCGAAGGTGTCCTTGTCCTTGGTCCAGTGGTGCGCGTTGTGCAaggaaggcggtggaggctagggcggcggtggtggtcacCGAAGGGGATGGAGCGGTTCTCCGCTCGTCCGTCGTTTTTCTTTGCCCTTCCCTCctgccggcgcggcagctcacTCGCTGATGCGCACCCACGAGCGAGCCTGTCGAGTAACGCATTGCTGTTGTTTATTAAATCTGTGCTGGTCGTCGTTCTCGGACCCACTAAGCCGAGTTTTAACGCAAGAGCGAAGCGAAAGCCGCCAAAGCTCGAACATCCACCGCGAGTCTGAGAGATGTAAGAGAGGAGGCACCCGCCAATCAGCGAGCTTGAGGACACTACACCCACTTGAAgacatgcatgcatgcacggATGCAACGAAAACAAGTGGCTTCGTATACGTATCTCTTTCCCTCAACGAGGGGTAGTCGACAcgcgcgggtgtgcgtgcagctgctctaTGCGCACAGAGGCAGCGCTCTCCCACGCGAAATGGTCTCACGCATTAGGGGGCGGTGAAGAGTGCGCTTGTTTTGTGTTTCCATGCAAGCGCACTCGCAAGGCTCCGAAAGGGGAGTACCACTTGGCTCCTTGTCTGCTCCACTTGCTGTCTGGCTGTGTCACCTATCCATAGGTAGGGGAAGCGAAAGGGAAGAGAACACTTCTTCGGGTAACGTCGACAAGCACGATGGCCGGACCTCTTCTCCCATTGCACTCCAAGCTACCGACGTCTGCTGCGATCCACCTCCACTTCCTCTGCCGCACTTACTGCTCGTGGTGGTGTGGTCGTCTTCTCGTCCACGCCCACCGTCAAGCGGCGCTACACAATCGATATCGCGGTGAGTGgccatctctctctgcctcccccTACTCTCCTTGTCATTGAACTACAAAGTCTTtgtctctgcctctctttcAGAGtcggcacagcagcaacatcGAGCGCCTTCCTTCACGCTACAACCGCCACAGGCGCCAGCCTACATTGTCACAGCGGTACATAGACTTCAGGGCCGAGCTGCACTAAGCGCACACAAAACTGTACGCTGTTGTCCTTTGTTTGCGTGCAGCTCTGTAGGGCCTTCTCTAAATGCCGAGCAAGTtcctgcggctgctgttCGTAGGTGCGCCGggtgtggggaaggggacTTATTCCGGTCTCGCGGCCGTGTCGCTAGCGTGCCACGCCGTCTCCAGCGGAGATCTTCTGCGGAAAGAGGTCGCCGAGGGTACGGCCATCGGGAAGCAGGTGAAGGGGCTGATTGAGAAGGGCGTCTTTGTTCCCGATGAGATCATCACAAAGATGGTGGTGCAGCTCATAGCGTCGCTGTCGGCAGACAAGGAGCGACCAAACGGGTACATCTTGGATGGGTACCCGCGGAACATCTCGCAGGCCACAGCGCTGTGGACGTCAGGGGATATCAAGATTGACCACGTCATCAACCTCACTCAACCGCGTAACGTGATCATCAAGAAGCTCTCGTCGCGCCGCTCTTGCCCAGACTGCGGGTTTGTGTACAACCTGGCTTCTATCGACGAGGGAGGGATCAAGATGGACCCCCTCAAGCCCAAGCTGGATGGCCTGTGCGACAAGTGCGGCTGCACAAAGCCGCTCATCACCCGAAAGGATGACGACATCGATGTCGTGAGGAAGCGTCAGGATGAATacgacgccaccgcaacgccGCTCCTGCGCTTTTACAAGGAGAAGGGTATCCTGCACGAGTTCCCGGTACTGGGCAGCACAAAACGGTATTTGCCGAAGTTGCTCGAGCTGATCTCGACGCTGGATTAGTGTGCTTGTcgcgtttctctctttcATCGCACGAGgtcttctcgctctctctatctctaccgtcgtgtgtgcgcgtgtgtgttgtttcGTGCAGGCACTTCGTTTTAAGATGCGAGCGCCACTTCCGTTGTCGTTGGAATCtgctcttttttcttttccgtcCTCATCCGGCCTCTCTCCGATGTTCTCTTTCGCCGTCCTCTACCCTGTTTCGACTCGAAGGTCGTGCTTGTCCTCATCTCAAGCACATCGCCACCCAGATGCGCAGATGAACGCTAACGCATCCATTAGGCAAAGTCGCAAGTAGAAGACCGGGGCGATCGCAACTCTCCGAGCACTTTATTAAACACAGAACGGAGCATCAAGGTCCCGCGTGCTTCTCGTCCCTGGACCCGCTTCGCGTCGCGTTCTCCcctcgtgtgcgtggcgcgctcttctctcgctttctTGAGTGCTGCACCAGTACAGGACACAGGCGTGACACAGTGCCTTTGCCAGAGGGTGGCAGTCACGAGGATGAAGGTGAAGTGTGAAGAGCTACCTCGAGTTCCGTTCTCCACCCACACCGCGCGGGTTTCTACCGTTGCGCAGCTGGAGTGACCCGGGGACagtctctcctcctcctctatCTCTACCTCTACCTCCGTTCCT is part of the Leishmania major strain Friedlin complete genome, chromosome 25 genome and encodes:
- the PUF8 gene encoding putative pumillio protein 8, which gives rise to MGRTNAKKQEAREERLSKLPQSDRLTKIAIIKKKEGRVLDAAEKHALKMSSEHGEILRLWEKLRTIEDRTEEQVAMPSSKKTAYAHKYPMVDKLMHLIEPKFANLVRTPSVSRVVQSMIKYGSAEQVNRLLKWVSKDFSTYATDAYAHFVVCALVRHVPHEAYSKLMTHVIPSVPQLVAHKFGIEVLHSVYSSRWCSPADRSLLLLAVFKDNVAVMRRWPGYPEVEAVLKKNPSLQRRLLSRLFDLSDKLVSQKEAIGYPFVQRLVGTYVRCGTRDEVSELCDTLRPHITAISATREGAPLASLAFSLTEPKKRKEVLHSFNAQLGELCTSKYAAPVIARLFDLLYDAQMLRKYVASDLAEHIGQVVNSPYGYQILMHLLTPHEERKRRFLLPNWQEHNLFSMENKEWNHHTWLTPAFVPETVEICSKPAVTSHLAALPMLVKAFLQYVTDEAHSAKLNRHHAALIAREVLHVVQHEPLYKAAIQLSEDEEHALSKLAPAHGKREREDAAGEVETYAAAPTKCPKRENGSQKAAALTPADKRKKTKVPTVISAAAPLEGRRVKTDAKKRVKKS
- a CDS encoding putative adenylate kinase; translation: MPSKFLRLLFVGAPGVGKGTYSGLAAVSLACHAVSSGDLLRKEVAEGTAIGKQVKGLIEKGVFVPDEIITKMVVQLIASLSADKERPNGYILDGYPRNISQATALWTSGDIKIDHVINLTQPRNVIIKKLSSRRSCPDCGFVYNLASIDEGGIKMDPLKPKLDGLCDKCGCTKPLITRKDDDIDVVRKRQDEYDATATPLLRFYKEKGILHEFPVLGSTKRYLPKLLELISTLD